GACGCGTCGGCCGACCGGGAGTAAAACGTTGCCGCCGCGGTAGGATGGGCGAGCGCAGCGAGCACGAACGTGGCGACGTCCCGGCCCGCGGTCGGCGCCGCGGGCGACCGGGCCCAGCGCGTCGCCGCCGCGACCGAACCTTCACATACGAAGCCGGGACCAGAACCGCCGATGCGACGCTGAGAACTGCCGCCGACGGCGAGGCGGGTGCGCGGTCCGACCGTCGGCGTGCGGACGTGTCCCGATCGATCGCGGCGTCGATCGGGGCACACAGGCCGCCTGTCAGCCCCTTTTTGAGTCGTTGCTACCGCGTCGCCGCGTCGATCGCGCGGTCGAGGTCGGCGACGATGTCCTCGGGGTTCTCGACGCCGACCGACAGCCGGACCATGTCGCCGGTGACGCCCGCGGCCAGTTGCTCCTCCTCGGTGAGCTGCTGGTGGGTCGTCGAGGCTGGATGGATCACCAGCGTCTTCGCGTCGCCGACGTTCGCCAGCAGCGACGCCAACTCCGTGTTCTCGACGGTGCCGCGGGCGGCGTCGTACCCACCCGTGAGGCCGAAGGTGATCATCCCGCCGTAGCCGCCGTCGAGGTACTCCGACGCCTCGGCGTGTGTCTCGTGGTCCGGGAGCCCCGGATACGTCACCCAATCGACGGCGGGGTGGTCCGCGAGGTGTTCGGCGACGTGCTGGGCGTTTGCGCAGTGGCGTTCCATCCGCATCGGGAGCGACTCCAGCTTCTGCATCGTCGCCCACGCGTCGAACGGGGACTGTGCGCTCCCCAGATCCCGGAGTCCGCGCGCGATCCCGGCGTAGGTGAGCGCCGCCTCCCCGAACCGCTCGGCGAAGTTGACGCCGTGATAGGCGGGGTTGTCCGCGCCCAATTCGGGGAACCGGTCGGCGTGCTCGCCCCACGGGAACGAGCCGCCGTCGACGAGGGCGCCGCCGACGGTGGAGCCCGAGCCGTGGATCCACTTCGTCGTCGACTCCCACACGAGGTCGGCACCGTGTTCGAGCGGCCGGCAGAGGTACGGCGTCGCGAACGTGTTGTCGACGAACAGCGGCGTGTCGTGCTCGTGGGCGATGTCGGCGATCCGCTCGATGTCTGGCGTCACGAGCGCCGGGTTGCCGATCGTCTCCAGGTGGACGAACGCGGTGTCGTCGTCGATCGCCTCCGCGTAGGCGTCGTAGTCGAGCGTGTCGACGAAGCGCGTCTCGACCCCTCGCCGCTCCACCGTGTGTGTGAGGTAGGTGTACGTGCCGCCGTACAGCGACGAGGACGAGACGATGTTGTCGCCGGCCGACGCCAGCAGGAAGGTTGCGAGGTCGAAGGAGGCCATCCCCGAACTGGTCGGCACCGCGCCGACGCCGCCCTCCAGCGACGCGAGCCGCTCGCCCAGCCGCGCGACCGTCGGGTTGAGCAGTCGGCTGTAGATGTACCCTTCCTCCTCCAGCGCGAACAGCCGCGCCGCGTGGTCGGCGTCGTCGAACACGTAGGAGGTGGTCTGGTGGATCGGCGGGGCTCGCGCGCCCGTCGCCGGATCGGGCGCTGCACCCTCGTGGACGCTCCGCGTCCAGAATCCGTGATTTGGGTCGTCTCCGGACATCTCGTGTACCATCGGAACCGACCGTGATAACGGCTCACACCGCCCGGAGTTTCGCCGGTGTCGCTGACGCCCCCGAACGTGTTCCCCGAGCGTCCTCACCCGGGGAACAGGCTCGCGTGGACCGGCGCACGGTCGGGGCCGCCGGAGTGGCTCCCCGAGCCGTCGCTCTCGTCGCGCGCGTCTCCCTCGTCGCGGACGGCGCGCCCGTCGACGCCGTCGGCGAGGAAGTCGCGCAGCGGCGGTCCCACCGACTCCGGCTCGACGAGGAACGCGTCGTGGCCGTGGTCCGACTCCACGACGTGGTGTGCCGTCGGCACGTCCACGTCGCGGGCGGCGTCCGCGAGCGCGCGCGACTGCTCGGCGGTGAAGTGCCAGTCGCCGGTGAACGACAGCGCGAGCACCTCGCCCTCGAACGCCGCCAGCGCCTCGGCGTCGGAGCCGTAGCCGGCCGCGAGG
This genomic stretch from Halobaculum roseum harbors:
- a CDS encoding O-acetylhomoserine aminocarboxypropyltransferase/cysteine synthase family protein, translating into MSGDDPNHGFWTRSVHEGAAPDPATGARAPPIHQTTSYVFDDADHAARLFALEEEGYIYSRLLNPTVARLGERLASLEGGVGAVPTSSGMASFDLATFLLASAGDNIVSSSSLYGGTYTYLTHTVERRGVETRFVDTLDYDAYAEAIDDDTAFVHLETIGNPALVTPDIERIADIAHEHDTPLFVDNTFATPYLCRPLEHGADLVWESTTKWIHGSGSTVGGALVDGGSFPWGEHADRFPELGADNPAYHGVNFAERFGEAALTYAGIARGLRDLGSAQSPFDAWATMQKLESLPMRMERHCANAQHVAEHLADHPAVDWVTYPGLPDHETHAEASEYLDGGYGGMITFGLTGGYDAARGTVENTELASLLANVGDAKTLVIHPASTTHQQLTEEEQLAAGVTGDMVRLSVGVENPEDIVADLDRAIDAATR